The following coding sequences lie in one Oncorhynchus kisutch isolate 150728-3 linkage group LG3, Okis_V2, whole genome shotgun sequence genomic window:
- the LOC116360583 gene encoding putative per-hexamer repeat protein 5 has product MTQEIVWSFDLEVCMVVSLYLPVPQRDGDGARGLRMGPGNGTGSGDGTGPGDGGWGQRMGDGARGRDGVWGQGTGGWGQGTGRGMGPGDGTGQGNGTGDGTRGRDGGRGQGTVRGMGPGDGVWGQGTGRGMRPGDGGWGQGTGDGARGRDGGWRQGTEDGARGRGMGPGDGVWGQGTGPGDGTGDGARGRGMETGDGTGDGARGRDAGWRQGTGRGMGPGDGTGDVARGRDGGRGQGLGRGMGPGDGTGDGARGRDGGWGQGTGWGMGPGDGTGRDGGWGQGMGQGE; this is encoded by the coding sequence AGGTGTGTATGGTGGTTAGTCTGTATTTGCCTGTGCCTCAAAGAGATGGGGACGGGGCCAGAGGACTGAGGATGGGGCCAGGAAATGGGACGGGATCAGGGGACGGGACGGGACCAGGGGACGGGGGATGGGGCCAGCGGATGGGGGATGGGGCCAGGGGAAGGGATGGGGTATGGGGCCAGGGGACGGGGGGATGGGGCCAGGGGACGGGACGGGGGATGGGGCCAGGGGACGGGACGGGGCAAGGGAACGGGACGGGGGATGGAACCAGGGGACGGGACGGGGGACGTGGCCAGGGGACGGTACGGGGTATGGGGCCAGGGGACGGGGTATGGGGCCAGGGGACGGGACGGGGGATGAGGCCAGGGGACGGGGGATGGGGCCAGGGGACGGGGGATGGGGCCAGGGGACGGGACGGGGGATGGAGACAGGGGACGGAGGATGGGGCCAGGGGACGGGGGATGGGGCCAGGGGACGGGGTATGGGGCCAGGGAACGGGGCCAGGGGACGGGACGGGGGATGGGGCCAGGGGACGGGGGATGGAGACAGGGGATGGGACGGGGGATGGGGCCAGGGGACGGGACGCGGGATGGAGACAGGGGACGGGACGGGGGATGGGGCCAGGGGACGGGACGGGGGACGTGGCCAGGGGACGGGACGGGGGACGGGGCCAGGGACTGGGACGGGGGATGGGGCCAGGGGACGGGACGGGGGATGGGGCCAGGGGACGGGACGGGGGATGGGGCCAGGGGACGGGATGGGGGATGGGGCCAGGGGACGGGACGGGACGGGACGGGGGATGGGGCCAGGGGATGGGACAGggggagtga